Proteins from a genomic interval of Kitasatospora herbaricolor:
- a CDS encoding O-methyltransferase, translated as MSQQQWDAVDDYFAETLIGHDPVLEAATAAADEAGLPHIAVAPNQGKLLHLLALTQGARRILEVGTLGGYSAIWLARALPADGTLITLEIDPKHAEVARRNLERAGLGEVAEVRLGPAADSLAALEADGAEPFDLVFIDADKPGNPEYFARALKLTAPGSLIIVDNVVRGGAVADADSADRSVIGTRALHDLIAAEPRVSATSVQTVGAKGYDGFTLARVQG; from the coding sequence GTGAGCCAGCAGCAGTGGGACGCGGTCGACGACTACTTCGCCGAGACCCTGATCGGCCACGATCCCGTGCTGGAGGCCGCCACGGCCGCCGCCGACGAGGCCGGGCTGCCGCACATCGCGGTGGCGCCGAACCAGGGCAAGCTGCTGCACCTGCTCGCGCTCACCCAGGGCGCCCGCCGGATCCTGGAGGTCGGCACGCTGGGCGGCTACAGCGCGATCTGGCTGGCCCGCGCGCTGCCCGCCGACGGCACCCTGATCACCCTGGAGATCGACCCCAAGCACGCCGAGGTGGCCCGCCGCAACCTGGAGCGGGCCGGCCTCGGCGAGGTCGCCGAGGTGCGGCTGGGCCCGGCCGCGGACTCCCTCGCGGCGCTGGAGGCCGACGGGGCGGAGCCCTTCGACCTGGTCTTCATCGACGCGGACAAGCCGGGCAACCCGGAGTACTTCGCCCGGGCGCTGAAGCTGACCGCGCCCGGCTCACTGATCATCGTCGACAATGTGGTGCGCGGCGGGGCGGTCGCCGACGCGGACAGCGCCGACCGGAGCGTCATCGGCACCCGGGCGCTGCACGACCTGATCGCCGCCGAGCCCCGGGTGTCCGCCACCTCCGTCCAGACGGTCGGGGCGAAGGGCTACGACGGATTCACGCTGGCCCGCGTACAGGGCTGA
- a CDS encoding DedA family protein, translated as MHIDAWIESVPPGWVYALIALIIGLESLGIPLPGEIALVSAALLSSRGVVSPWWIAICAILGAIIGDSIGYSIGRRGGKPLFEKLGRRFPRHFGPEHLASAERSFQKWGMWAVFFGRFIALLRIFAGPLAGALRMPYWKFLIANVLGGVVWAGGTTLLVYHVGKVVEQWLKGFSWVGLVLAALGGAFSAWLLKRRAAKARAEDEAQGLLDAAPEPAAGTTGTTAPEPAAPGTAAAPATAPATAVAPAAD; from the coding sequence TTGCACATCGACGCCTGGATCGAGAGCGTCCCACCTGGCTGGGTGTACGCACTGATCGCGCTGATCATCGGCCTGGAGAGCCTCGGCATCCCGCTGCCCGGCGAGATCGCGCTGGTCTCGGCGGCCCTGCTGTCCTCGCGCGGTGTGGTCAGCCCGTGGTGGATCGCGATCTGCGCGATCCTCGGCGCCATCATCGGGGACTCGATCGGCTACTCGATCGGGCGCCGGGGCGGCAAGCCGCTGTTCGAGAAGCTCGGGCGGAGGTTCCCGCGGCACTTCGGGCCTGAGCACCTGGCGAGCGCGGAGCGGTCCTTCCAGAAGTGGGGCATGTGGGCGGTCTTCTTCGGTCGGTTCATCGCCCTGCTGCGGATCTTCGCCGGGCCGCTCGCCGGCGCGCTGCGGATGCCGTACTGGAAGTTCCTGATCGCCAACGTGCTCGGCGGTGTGGTCTGGGCCGGTGGCACGACCCTGCTGGTCTACCACGTCGGCAAGGTGGTCGAGCAGTGGCTGAAGGGCTTCTCCTGGGTGGGCCTGGTGCTCGCCGCGCTCGGCGGGGCCTTCTCCGCCTGGCTGCTGAAGCGCCGGGCCGCGAAGGCCAGGGCGGAGGACGAGGCGCAGGGTCTGCTGGACGCGGCACCCGAACCCGCCGCCGGCACCACCGGCACCACCGCGCCGGAGCCGGCCGCTCCGGGCACCGCCGCGGCTCCGGCGACCGCCCCCGCGACGGCCGTGGCGCCCGCGGCGGACTGA
- a CDS encoding choice-of-anchor P family protein, producing MSGSRWRGFKLRGTGTGPADAAPRRRIRRRGSGRAGGRRRARSVATALLGVTVLAAGSLAATGPAVANAPGHAGTPSAPTTVFTEGFENGQGAAVTALTDYTGAPPPAERYTADPAWLTACNGLIVSAQAPAAPPAGVNCGSFWEANKQMAAALATWAGEDAATNHSLTAYTAGDPGAGRTQLETVQPIPLSAENRFLTFSVDAAAQNCFANHPLLAFYLLDGGTARPAFSSPIDPCLRPGRVIGGTSVGTYASNGSVLFTGDAAGIRLVNEQAGGGGNDGAIDNIRLLDATPQLDQGFGPARLPVGAPSTLTFTVTNTGELAAKNGWSFTAQLPAGLTLDGASAATGCGSGTATADATQGTVTVHGDLAAGQQACTATVRLTSTTGGTYQVCGSAITARVGVDLPGCAAVTFDAPVFDARSHGVRLTSPLVGVGPLPASAHSCTSLPGEDGDTVLGAGLGTVGSLGVLTTDASGTVGADGTRVAAARARSAGINLLGGLITADLVGTEAQARQPLTGTGPGAVDLTGATTLVNLRVAGVAVSADTAPNTVIGLPLVGSLVVNQRTPVAGDKGVTVTALSLNLLTGVQLTIARSTAALLTTADTCPAS from the coding sequence ATGAGTGGCTCCAGGTGGAGGGGTTTCAAGCTGAGGGGAACCGGCACGGGTCCGGCCGACGCGGCACCGAGGCGGCGGATCCGCCGGCGCGGATCCGGACGGGCGGGCGGGCGACGGCGAGCCCGCTCGGTCGCCACCGCGCTGCTGGGCGTCACCGTGCTGGCCGCCGGATCGCTGGCCGCGACCGGGCCCGCCGTGGCGAACGCGCCCGGGCACGCCGGCACGCCGAGTGCCCCGACCACCGTGTTCACCGAGGGTTTCGAGAACGGCCAGGGTGCCGCGGTGACCGCACTGACCGACTACACCGGTGCCCCGCCGCCGGCCGAGCGGTACACCGCCGATCCGGCCTGGCTGACCGCCTGCAACGGCCTGATCGTCTCCGCGCAGGCCCCCGCCGCCCCGCCGGCCGGCGTCAACTGCGGCAGCTTCTGGGAGGCCAACAAGCAGATGGCCGCCGCGCTGGCCACCTGGGCCGGCGAGGACGCCGCCACCAACCACTCGCTCACCGCCTACACCGCGGGCGATCCGGGCGCCGGACGCACCCAGCTGGAGACCGTGCAGCCGATCCCGCTGAGCGCGGAGAACCGCTTCCTGACCTTCTCGGTGGACGCGGCGGCCCAGAACTGCTTCGCGAACCACCCGCTGCTCGCCTTCTACCTGCTCGACGGCGGCACCGCGCGCCCCGCGTTCAGTTCCCCCATCGACCCCTGCCTCCGGCCCGGCCGGGTCATCGGCGGCACCTCCGTGGGCACCTACGCCAGCAACGGCTCGGTCCTGTTCACCGGCGATGCGGCCGGCATCCGGCTGGTCAACGAGCAGGCCGGCGGAGGAGGCAACGACGGCGCGATCGACAACATCCGGCTGCTGGACGCCACCCCGCAGCTCGACCAGGGCTTCGGGCCGGCCCGGCTGCCCGTGGGCGCCCCCAGCACGCTGACCTTCACCGTCACCAACACCGGCGAGCTGGCCGCGAAGAACGGCTGGTCCTTCACGGCGCAGCTGCCCGCCGGGCTGACCCTCGACGGCGCGAGCGCCGCCACCGGCTGCGGCTCCGGCACCGCCACCGCGGACGCCACGCAGGGCACGGTGACCGTGCACGGTGACCTGGCCGCCGGGCAGCAGGCCTGCACGGCCACCGTCCGGCTCACCTCCACCACCGGCGGCACCTACCAGGTGTGCGGGTCGGCGATCACCGCCCGGGTCGGCGTCGACCTGCCCGGCTGCGCCGCGGTGACCTTCGACGCGCCGGTCTTCGACGCGCGCTCGCACGGTGTGCGGCTCACCTCGCCGCTGGTCGGTGTCGGTCCGCTGCCCGCCTCCGCCCATTCCTGCACCTCGCTGCCGGGCGAGGACGGCGACACGGTGCTCGGCGCCGGGCTCGGCACCGTCGGCAGCCTCGGCGTGCTGACCACCGACGCCTCAGGCACCGTGGGGGCCGACGGCACCCGTGTCGCCGCGGCCCGTGCCAGGAGCGCCGGGATCAACCTGCTGGGCGGCCTGATCACGGCCGATCTGGTCGGCACCGAGGCCCAGGCACGGCAGCCGCTCACCGGCACCGGGCCGGGAGCGGTCGACCTGACCGGTGCGACCACCCTGGTCAACCTCCGCGTCGCGGGGGTGGCCGTCTCCGCCGACACCGCGCCGAACACCGTCATCGGCCTGCCGCTGGTCGGCTCGCTGGTCGTCAACCAGCGGACGCCCGTCGCCGGGGACAAGGGCGTCACCGTCACCGCGCTCTCGCTGAACCTCCTCACCGGCGTGCAGCTCACGATCGCCAGGAGCACCGCGGCGCTGCTCACCACCGCCGACACCTGCCCCGCGTCCTGA
- a CDS encoding adenosine deaminase family protein: MITLRRTTVAAAVACAALLAPLLPAAAQAALPTGAAVRGAAEHRVNALLDRIRDDPQALRRFLQDLPKGGDLHNHLSGAVTTELLIQLAAEDGLCIDTATLTAQVAPCSATARPASDAVSDQTFRQEVIRAWSMQDFVPGPESGHDHFFATFGKFGEASWRHPGRMLAEVTDGMAAQQQSYLETMLTPASSSGAALAAKVGFDPDLAALREKLLADGGMAQVVADARGEADRMFAEYQATANCGGTRPAPGCAVTVRLISQASRASTPARVFTQLMLGMELASQDDRFVAVNLVQPEDYPASLENYELQMQMLDFLHPLYPKAHITLHAGELVPGLVKPEDLRFHIRQAVLTGHAERIGHGVDVVHEDDSADLLNTLAERHTLIEVPLTSNEQILQVSGPDHPFPLYRRHGVPTALATDDPGVSRGDITEEYQKATTRYDLGYRDLKELARNSLEYGFLPGRSLWRDRDGFEPAPQCAGDEIGGAHPSAGCEALLAASPKAEQEWQQECEFRDFEAAVLQRGA; the protein is encoded by the coding sequence ATGATCACGCTACGCCGAACCACCGTCGCCGCGGCCGTCGCCTGCGCCGCGCTGCTCGCCCCCCTGCTCCCCGCCGCGGCCCAGGCGGCGCTGCCCACCGGCGCGGCCGTGCGCGGCGCCGCCGAGCACCGGGTGAACGCCCTCCTGGACCGGATCCGGGACGACCCGCAGGCGCTGCGACGCTTCCTGCAGGACCTGCCCAAGGGCGGTGACCTGCACAACCACCTCTCCGGCGCGGTCACCACCGAGCTGCTGATCCAGCTCGCCGCCGAGGACGGGCTCTGCATCGACACCGCGACCCTCACCGCGCAGGTGGCGCCCTGCTCGGCGACCGCCCGTCCGGCCTCCGACGCGGTCTCCGACCAGACGTTCCGTCAGGAGGTGATCCGGGCCTGGTCGATGCAGGACTTCGTCCCCGGCCCCGAGTCCGGCCACGACCACTTCTTCGCCACCTTCGGGAAGTTCGGCGAGGCCAGCTGGCGCCACCCCGGCCGGATGCTCGCCGAGGTCACCGACGGCATGGCCGCCCAGCAGCAGAGCTACCTGGAGACCATGCTGACCCCGGCCTCGTCGAGCGGCGCCGCCCTCGCCGCCAAGGTCGGCTTCGACCCCGACCTGGCCGCGCTCCGCGAGAAGCTGCTCGCCGACGGCGGCATGGCGCAGGTGGTGGCCGACGCCCGGGGCGAGGCCGACCGCATGTTCGCCGAGTACCAGGCCACCGCGAACTGCGGCGGCACCCGGCCTGCCCCGGGCTGCGCCGTCACCGTCCGGCTGATCTCCCAGGCCTCGCGGGCCTCGACGCCGGCCCGGGTGTTCACCCAGTTGATGCTCGGCATGGAACTGGCCAGTCAGGACGACCGGTTCGTCGCGGTCAACCTCGTCCAGCCCGAGGACTACCCGGCCTCGCTGGAGAACTACGAGCTGCAGATGCAGATGCTCGACTTCCTGCACCCGCTCTACCCCAAGGCCCACATCACCCTCCACGCGGGCGAGTTGGTCCCCGGACTGGTCAAGCCGGAGGACCTGCGCTTCCACATCCGGCAGGCGGTGCTGACCGGCCACGCCGAGCGGATCGGCCACGGCGTGGACGTCGTGCACGAGGACGACTCCGCCGACCTGCTGAACACCCTGGCCGAGCGGCACACCCTGATCGAGGTACCGCTGACCAGCAACGAGCAGATCCTCCAGGTCTCCGGCCCGGACCACCCGTTCCCGCTCTACCGGCGGCACGGGGTGCCGACCGCCCTGGCCACCGACGACCCCGGGGTCTCGCGCGGCGACATCACCGAGGAGTACCAGAAGGCCACCACCCGCTACGACCTCGGCTACCGGGACCTGAAGGAGCTGGCCCGGAACTCGCTGGAGTACGGCTTCCTCCCCGGTCGCAGCCTCTGGCGGGACCGCGACGGCTTCGAGCCGGCGCCGCAGTGCGCGGGCGACGAGATCGGCGGCGCCCACCCGAGCGCCGGCTGCGAAGCCCTGTTGGCGGCCAGCCCCAAGGCCGAGCAGGAGTGGCAGCAGGAGTGCGAGTTCCGGGACTTCGAGGCGGCGGTCCTGCAGCGCGGAGCCTGA
- a CDS encoding DUF4232 domain-containing protein, whose translation MRVHKLTFAAALAVAAGLSLTACQNDDVSGPEAQGRPSSAPTASSASTAPAAPPKTTASTASTPGGSSGPGSAGQATAGGSGGSGAATGNGTSGKCRTDELEITAVERTIDGDLDGTVVVELKNHGGRDCSISGYPGADLKTSAGQLSAKRTGEPVVSAVLKNGKSTFFGISYPLNKSNGSGVRITGLIVTPPDETKSVTLNWPGAATLPVTDGTGSPVKVGPIGSAGQGG comes from the coding sequence ATGCGCGTCCACAAGCTCACCTTCGCAGCCGCCCTGGCCGTTGCCGCCGGTCTTTCGCTGACGGCCTGTCAGAACGACGACGTCAGCGGCCCGGAGGCGCAGGGCAGGCCTTCGTCCGCGCCCACGGCGTCCTCCGCCTCCACCGCACCGGCCGCCCCGCCCAAGACCACCGCGTCCACCGCGTCCACCCCGGGCGGGAGTTCGGGCCCGGGCAGTGCGGGTCAGGCCACCGCCGGGGGCTCCGGCGGGTCGGGGGCGGCCACCGGGAACGGGACGTCCGGCAAGTGCCGTACCGACGAGCTGGAGATCACGGCCGTAGAGCGCACCATCGACGGCGACCTCGACGGCACCGTCGTGGTGGAGCTGAAGAACCACGGCGGCCGGGACTGCTCGATCTCCGGGTACCCGGGCGCCGACCTGAAGACCAGCGCGGGGCAGCTGTCCGCGAAGCGGACCGGCGAGCCGGTCGTCTCCGCCGTCCTGAAGAACGGCAAATCGACGTTCTTCGGCATCAGCTACCCGCTCAACAAGTCGAACGGCTCCGGCGTCCGCATCACCGGGCTGATCGTGACCCCGCCGGACGAGACCAAGTCGGTCACCCTCAACTGGCCCGGCGCCGCCACCCTCCCCGTCACCGACGGCACCGGCTCCCCCGTGAAGGTCGGCCCGATCGGCAGCGCCGGCCAGGGCGGCTGA
- the efeO gene encoding iron uptake system protein EfeO, giving the protein MSARRLTAATLLSVAVVGAALAGCSKKDAGTSSDAVQVNASDSACDLSRTSFPAGTVNLAVQNKGAKVTEVYVYAAGDKIVAERENIGPGTKATITAEIKAGEYEVACKPGMVGDGIRQKITVTGDGAPAKSDPRLDKAVAEYRKYAQEQADATIPVVQQFADAVKAGDLARAKSLFAASRVGWERTEPVAESFGDIDPKTDTREDGLEAGQEWTGWHKLEKSLWADGAITDADRKLADQLVADLKDWQTKVPAAEITATSMANGAKELLDEVATGKVTGEEDRYSHTDLSDFAANVEGAKYAYELLKPVAAEKDAELSRTLDGEFAALQTLLAKYKQADATYTSYDKVTETERKAFSDAVNALAEPLSKLAAAVVVS; this is encoded by the coding sequence ATGTCCGCCCGTCGTCTCACCGCAGCCACGCTGCTCTCCGTCGCCGTGGTCGGCGCCGCCCTGGCCGGCTGCTCGAAGAAGGACGCCGGGACCTCCTCGGACGCGGTCCAGGTCAACGCCTCCGACAGCGCCTGCGACCTGTCCAGGACGAGCTTCCCGGCCGGCACCGTGAACCTGGCCGTGCAGAACAAGGGGGCCAAGGTCACCGAGGTCTACGTCTACGCCGCGGGTGACAAGATCGTGGCGGAGCGCGAGAACATCGGCCCCGGCACCAAGGCGACCATCACCGCCGAGATCAAGGCCGGCGAGTACGAGGTCGCCTGCAAGCCGGGCATGGTCGGCGACGGCATCCGGCAGAAGATCACCGTGACGGGCGACGGCGCCCCGGCCAAGAGTGACCCGCGCCTGGACAAGGCGGTCGCCGAGTACCGCAAGTACGCGCAGGAGCAGGCCGACGCGACGATCCCGGTGGTGCAGCAGTTCGCGGACGCGGTGAAGGCCGGTGACCTGGCGAGGGCGAAGTCCCTGTTCGCGGCGTCCCGGGTGGGTTGGGAGCGGACCGAGCCGGTGGCGGAGAGCTTCGGGGACATCGACCCGAAGACGGACACCCGTGAGGACGGCCTGGAGGCCGGCCAGGAGTGGACGGGCTGGCACAAGCTGGAGAAGTCGCTCTGGGCGGACGGTGCGATCACCGACGCGGACAGGAAGCTCGCCGACCAGTTGGTGGCGGACCTGAAGGACTGGCAGACGAAGGTCCCCGCTGCCGAGATCACCGCGACCAGCATGGCGAACGGTGCCAAGGAGCTGCTGGACGAGGTCGCCACCGGCAAGGTGACGGGTGAGGAGGACCGTTACAGCCACACCGACCTGTCGGACTTCGCGGCCAACGTCGAGGGTGCCAAGTACGCCTACGAGCTGCTGAAGCCCGTCGCCGCGGAGAAGGACGCCGAGCTCTCCAGGACTCTGGACGGCGAGTTCGCCGCGCTGCAGACCCTGCTGGCGAAGTACAAGCAGGCCGACGCCACCTACACCTCGTACGACAAGGTCACCGAGACGGAGCGGAAGGCCTTCTCGGACGCCGTCAACGCGCTCGCCGAGCCGCTCTCCAAGCTCGCCGCCGCCGTCGTCGTGAGCTGA